Within Streptomyces sp. NBC_00704, the genomic segment GGGCGTCCTCGTGTTCTCCCAGCACGCCGAGCCGTCCTGGGCGGCCCGGCTGCTCGCCGGCGAGGCGTCGGGCATCGGGTACCTCCTCAAGGAGCGCGTCTCGGCCACCGCCGACTTCATCGAGGCGCTGCGCAGGGTCGCGGCCGGCGGTGTGGCCCTCGACCCGGAGATCGTCAGCCGTATGTTCAACACCGGCAGCCGTCCCCTCGACCGGCTGACGGAGCGCGAACGAGTGGCCCTGGACCTGATGGCCCAGGGCCACTCGAACCGTTCCATCGCCGAACTGCTCGTCATCTCCGAACGAGCGGTCGAGAAGCACGCGGCCTCCATCTTCGCGAAGTTCGACCTTCCGCCGGCCGCCGCGGACAACCGTCGCGTCAAGGCCGTCGTGGCGTACCTCCAGGAGTCCAAAACCTGAGCGCGGGCCTGGATCGCGGTGGGGGAGCGCGGTGGGGACGTCGACGGGGGGTGAAAGCTGCTACAGATTTTCTAGTCATTTGTAGTTATTTCTAGTCGTACGTCGCGGATATCTTGATCTTGTGAAGCTTTCGGAGTGGGCGCGGCAGCAGGGCGTGAGTTACCAGACCGCCTGGCGATGGGTGAAGGACGGCAAGATGCCCGTTCCCGTCACCCAAGCGCCGTCCGGGACGTGGCTGGTCGCCGAGCCCACTGCGGAGGCCTCTGCGGTGGCGGGGCGGGTGGTGGCGTACTGCCGTGTCTCGTCAGCCGACCAGAAAGCCGACTTGGACCGGCAGGCGTCACGGGTGGTGGACGGGGCGAACGGGCTTGGCCTGCCGGTCGCGGAAGTCGTGACCGAGGTCGCCTCGGGGCTGAACGGGCGGCGGCGCAAGCTGCACCGGGTGCTGTCCGACCCGCAGGTCGCGGTGATCGTGGTCGAGCACCGCGACCGGCTTGCCCGGTTCGGTGTCGAGCACCTCGAAGCGGTCCTGTCGGCGTCCGGGCGGCGTCTGGTCGTCCTCGACCCCACCGAGACCGCCGATGACCTCGTCCGGGACATCACCGAAGTCCTCACGTCGATGTGCGCGCGCCTGTATGGGCGGCGGGCGGCGAAGAACCGGGCCGCTCGCGCGGTGGCCGTGGCGACCGGCGAGGACGCCGAATGAAGAAGTTCCAGCCGCAGCCCGGGTTCGTGGTGCAGGCGTTCCGGTTCGCCCTGGACCCGAACGCCACCCAGGAGGCCGCGCTGCGTTCGCACTGCGGTGCCGCGCGGGCCGCGTACAACTGGGCTGTGGGCTGGGTGACGGCGGCGTGGTGGCAGCGCCGCGCGGAGGAG encodes:
- a CDS encoding response regulator transcription factor; this translates as MVIAEDSVILREGMVELLTARGCEVLATADDADGLLAAVAEHLPDVAVVDIRMPPTHTDEGIRAAVQIRADHPEVGVLVFSQHAEPSWAARLLAGEASGIGYLLKERVSATADFIEALRRVAAGGVALDPEIVSRMFNTGSRPLDRLTERERVALDLMAQGHSNRSIAELLVISERAVEKHAASIFAKFDLPPAAADNRRVKAVVAYLQESKT
- a CDS encoding IS607 family transposase; this encodes MKLSEWARQQGVSYQTAWRWVKDGKMPVPVTQAPSGTWLVAEPTAEASAVAGRVVAYCRVSSADQKADLDRQASRVVDGANGLGLPVAEVVTEVASGLNGRRRKLHRVLSDPQVAVIVVEHRDRLARFGVEHLEAVLSASGRRLVVLDPTETADDLVRDITEVLTSMCARLYGRRAAKNRAARAVAVATGEDAE